A genomic window from Silene latifolia isolate original U9 population chromosome 11, ASM4854445v1, whole genome shotgun sequence includes:
- the LOC141610874 gene encoding uncharacterized protein LOC141610874, giving the protein MVTSTSTSTSKPFTHLTNESAFTRRHHNHIHTTTVHHLHPPQSHSSSSSSSSSSHPWITACETTPNHTVIFRHPLTSKPYSFTPPPNFNFAKLHPSTLAVSYHLPSPYSVDTLLKLNDSYELSYSSLLALYGGGQLQACPRYAPEEGSVAGTMPWVKISPYFNFDDIIIFDGKVYAVDRQGWVVVIHNYKTIKKFKIRRSIMSTVTPGAGGFGWRKRLVIDGGSLYMVVRDEEKSFRVYLLKKRGKTPRKGFVWVRVDEFKGEKVLFMGRDCYFFRKASRKFPGREYRNCIVFSEAAFPQYGIDCWEFTQCGDRQLSEDDIGVFRFGDRVFAREGEGVNSVFPKIDWSPPAWIFDVSAFSADEFRKHSVSECSSQSEREPVVDRGLDSDNRKKNDGEVQSDLKDTVSKDGEEQEEMVTDFSSQDEVDEGVESDSDSHDQEDEKMQRDSNNQENEEEEMHTEANLEGDGSLQEDAVSVDPIVESIRRAFHSGTSRNGVVEQETSGKNITSSIHKASVSSTTESHKSDTATIKFEGLDIRSDFVPSLQKIWRKHGNIIKDSILRSGDIVARALESLATMVQILENNPVLSLSDSQADYISSTLSDLKNIRFNVNWLVSFVEKAIKVHNNKSSVEALNNLSQLSSKVKERRAILLEELAKFNEQENKLKEEIGKVSKMLPFSGPVKFDEPIGAGLT; this is encoded by the exons AtggtcacctccacctccacctccacctccaaACCATTCACTCATCTAACCAACGAATCAGCCTTCACTCGCCGCCACCACAACCACATCCACACAACCACCGTCCACCACCTCCACCCACCACAATcccactcctcctcctcctcctcctcctcctcctcccaccCATGGATCACCGCCTGCGAAACCACCCCAAACCACACCGTCATCTTCCGCCACCCCCTCACCTCCAAACCCTACTCCTTCACCCCTCCTCCTAACTTCAACTTCGCCAAACTCCACCCTTCCACCCTCGCCGTCTCCTACCATCTCCCCTCACCCTACTCCGTCGACACGCTCCTCAAATTAAACGATTCTTATGAATTAAGTTACTCTAGTTTATTAGCTTTATACGGCGGCGGTCAACTCCAGGCTTGTCCCCGCTACGCACCCGAGGAGGGTAGCGTGGCGGGGACAATGCCGTGGGTTAAGATATCGCCGTATTTTAATTTCGATGATATTATTATCTTTGACGGTAAAGTATATGCTGTAGATAGACAAGGATGGGTTGTTGTGATTCATAATTATAAAAcaatcaaaaaattcaaaattcggagGAGTATTATGTCAACGGTAACTCCCGGTGCAGGCGGGTTCGGGTGGCGGAAACGGTTGGTGATTGACGGAGGGAGTTTGTATATGGTGGTTCGGGATGAGGAGAAGTCGTTTCGAGTTTATTTGCTGAAGAAACGAGGAAAGACTCCAAGGAAGGGTTTTGTTTGGGTTAGGGTTGATGAATTTAAGGGTGAGAAGGTGTTGTTTATGGGGAGGGATTGTTATTTTTTTCGAAAGGCGTCGAGGAAGTTTCCAGGAAGGGAGTATAGGAACTGCATTGTGTTTTCTGAGGCTGCGTTTCCGCAGTATGGGATTGATTGTTGGGAGTTTACTCAGTGTGGTGATAGACAATTAAGTGAGGATGATATTGGGGTTTTTCGGTTTGGTGATAGGGTTTTTGCTCGGgaaggggagggggtgaattcgGTGTTTCCTAAGATTGATTGGTCACCTCCTGCTTGGATTTTTGATGTTTCAGCTTTCTCTGCTGATGAATTTCGGAAACATTCTGTATCGGAGTGTTCTAGCCAATCAGAAAG GGAGCCTGTTGTGGACCGAGGCTTAGATTCTGACAATAGAAAAAAGAATGATGGAGAGGTGCAATCTGATCTGAAGGACACAGTCAGTAAAGATGGGGAGGAGCAAGAGGAAATGGTTACTGATTTCAGTAGTCAAGATGAAGTTGATGAAGGTGTGGAATCTGATTCAGATAGTCATGATCAGGAGGATGAAAAAATGCAACGTGATTCGAACAATCAGgaaaatgaggaagaagaaaTGCATACTGAAGCAAATCTTGAGGGGGATGGATCATTGCAAGAGGACGCTGTCAGTGTCGACCCTATTGTTGAATCGATAAGAAGAGCTTTTCATAGTGGAACAAGTCGGAATGGTGTAGTTGAGCAAG AGACTTCAGGGAAAAACATCACTTCTTCAATACATAAAGCTTCAGTATCCTCTACGACCGAG AGCCACAAAAGTGATACCGCAACTATCAAATTTGAAGGACTTGATATAAGGTCTGATTTTGTCCCATCCTTGCAAAAGATCTGGCGGAAACACGGGAACATAATAAAAGACAGCATTTTGCGTAGTGGTGACATAGTTGCTAGGGCGTTGGAGTCGCTGGCCACTATGGTACAAATACTTGAGAACAACCCAGTCTTGTCCTTGAGTGATAGCCAAGCTGATTATATAAGCTCCACACTGTCTGATCTAAAAAACATACGTTTCAATGTAAACTGGTTGGTATCTTTTGTTGAAAAGGCTATAAAAGTACATAACAACAAGTCTTCGGTGGAAGCCTTGAACAATCTCAGCCAGTTAAGTTCAAAAGTCAAGGAACGCAGAGCCATCCTCCTCGAGGAATTAGCTAAATTCAACGAGCAAGAAAACAAACTGAAGGAAGAGATAGGGAAGGTGTCCAAGATGCTTCCTTTCTCTGGGCCAGTTAAGTTTGATGAACCCATAGGAGCGGGGCTCACATGA